From the Pseudorasbora parva isolate DD20220531a chromosome 2, ASM2467924v1, whole genome shotgun sequence genome, the window AGAAGAGAaggacattatttaaaatagcaaaagTGTTTACTTACATTGTGCTATAAAATAGCctaaagaaaacaagatttgcTTTCTGTCTTCTGGGTTTCCGTTCCGTGAACTTGTTTGGAGGAGCGTCGCGCCTCACGATAATGAACCAGTCAGCAGCAACTGTCACACatttcttttcctttttgttttgtttgttaatctgttaattatttaagtcaatatatatttaatgtatttattacttttatataggcctatagaatgatttttttttaaatatatatttttaaatttttaatgtAAGCTAACTCCATTTTTCTTAATTGTCCTGGCGACCCATTTTTTAGGTCTCGCGACCCACCCGAGGGTCGCGACCcagggtttgaaaaccactgtgTTAGACGACTATCATTATAAATTATTTCTCTTTATTTCTTTCTGTAGACCATACAATATCACAGCTGTATACCACAGATGCATATTCAAGATTGCAAATAAATGCTTCGTTACCAAGAATCTCTTCTCCATTCCTGATTCTCTGATCGGAATCTGATTCATATTTGGCCGCCTCAACCAGTTGAAATATTGATTGTAGTGGGACTTCACTACAGATTCAGTGAGAAATTAATAGAAATGTTATTCTATATAACGAAATATTTTGAGAACGTGTtgataaatctatatttgtccaaatatgcgcACATGACTAAGTGCCCAAGCGGATGTTGTTTAGTGCATGAATGAGATCAGAAATAAAATGGAGAACACGTGACTGGCTTTTGATTCTTGTTGATATTCCAttcaaaatataattcataGCAGATCGATtataatgcactcctgacattAAGAAATTATTGTCACTGCAAACTTAGTTTTTCATAAACCTTGTTCGAATAACGAAGCTGAAGGCTTTAATCTTCATAATTGTACCAAGTTTTTCCAGATGAAGTTAGAGTGTGATGTTTTAACGTGTATTGAATGTTGACATCTGTAATCTGGGGCCGTATACGATCTTTGACTGGAAAGGAGTTAAGACTGAACTGAGGGAATTATGGGCTGATGTTATTGTGTTGGGATCAAACCGCTGAAGTGAGAGACGGTGTGTGTGACGGTGATCATGTGATCATGTACCTTGTGTAGGAGCTGCTGATGTAGTTGGGCTTGATTTCTTCTGAGAGTTTGAGCTGCTGACTGGAATCAGTGTTGATGAATCGACTGCAGAAGATGAATGTTCAGACGCATCATCTGTAGGACATTAACATCATATTTTACAGTAGTAATAGTTGTTTCTCACCTGAACTCTTGACAGTGTATGTGACTGAGGTCTTGAGTTGTTTTCTCTGAGTAACTTCACATCTCCACTCTCTGTTGTGATCTTCATTCAGGAGTGTTGTAGTCAGAGTCCTGATACAGCGATCTGGAGCTGATATCTGATATCTGGAGTCTGTCTGAAGATCAACACCAGCCTGATTCACCCACAGCAGCTCAATATCCTCAGAATGGACCCAATCATCACAGGAGGATCCATCATCTGAATACAAATCATCAGAGGGGGATATAAAATCATATGAATACAACTGACAGGAGAGAGTCACAGAGCGGCCTGGACTGATCTCAGTCTGagaggatgatgatgaggaggaggaggaggaggatgatgatgatgatgatgatgatgatgatgatgatgatgatgatgatgatagagACACTGAAACAAATCATGTGTGTGAGTTGAAACAAAGAATCCTCCTTTTTAAATTGTCCATATAATCATAAACTCACCATGAAGAACATGCAGAAGAACACGAGCACCAGTTCCTTGTTGTTGTCTATTCTTATATTGTGTGCAGATGTAAGATCCATGATCTTCTATTGTGACGTTGTTGATGTTCAGAGAGCAGTCAGACCCCAGACTCAGACTCTCATGTCTCTCTGTGTCTTTCCTCTTTATCCCTCTATCAATCAGTTCTGAATGTCTGAATCTGTTAAAGTAGAGCCATGTAGTTGATGTGCAGTCAGAAAGAGCATTATTGCAGGACAGACGGACATTTCCACCAGAACTGATGAACACATGATCAACATCCACTCCACTGGATCCTAAAACACAGAACATCTGACTGATCATTatgatatatattaataaatgaagataaaacacacacacacacacacacacacacacacacacacacacacacacacacacgcacacctgAGGATCAtcagagaacaacacacacacacacacacacacacacacacacacaaagcagagacaggcaacacacacacacacagcagagacaggcaacacacacacacacacacacacacacacacacacacacacacacacacacacacacacacacacacgcaaacctGAGGATCAtcagagaacaacacacacacacacacacacacacacacacacacatacacacacacacacaaagcagagacaggcaacacacacacacacagcagagacaggcaacacacacacacacacacacacacacacacacacagccatggatcatatatatatattaataaatgaagaTAAAACATACAGCCTAAAAAGCAGAGGATTGACATAATGCAGTCTTTTTTCCTCACTTAATGCaaacaaaataaagaaatgaCCCGTCCGTGAGCGCTTTACTTTcagtttgagtttattgaatagagttcacacacacacacacacacacacacacacacacacacacacacacacacacacacacacacacacacacaaagcagtgGATCATcagaaaacaacacacacacacacacacacacacacacacacacagctatggatcatcagagaacaacacacacacacacacacagacacacacacacagacagagacaggcaacacacacacatacacacatacacatacacacacacacgccagagacaggcaacacacacacacacacacacacacagcagagacatgcaacacacacacacatac encodes:
- the LOC137089762 gene encoding uncharacterized protein is translated as MAIMQTYQADLLRDLDGRDEVGGEVINELRQSADLALCATKETARCVSRSMAALVATERHLWLNPTEIKEFDAPVSPAGLFGDAYLHLLIYIIMISQMFCVLGSSGVDVDHVFISSGGNVRLSCNNALSDCTSTTWLYFNRFRHSELIDRGIKRKDTERHESLSLGSDCSLNINNVTIEDHGSYICTQYKNRQQQGTGARVLLHVLHASSSQTEISPGRSVTLSCQLYSYDFISPSDDLYSDDGSSCDDWVHSEDIELLWVNQAGVDLQTDSRYQISAPDRCIRTLTTTLLNEDHNREWRCEVTQRKQLKTSVTYTVKSSDDASEHSSSAVDSSTLIPVSSSNSQKKSSPTTSAAPTQDAVST